One window from the genome of Oreochromis niloticus isolate F11D_XX linkage group LG20, O_niloticus_UMD_NMBU, whole genome shotgun sequence encodes:
- the xpc gene encoding DNA repair protein complementing XP-C cells, with protein MARRRECANTGGDTKKLKQVLKAKSSGAKTRAKKKDAGEDITDKEEKIERKVIPKPRVPSKRAAGNKLSSQSDTGSAVNTSKYFESPIMEENDSEDDFDMVTSPPRLLKVNTKKPEKEEEGVGEDSEEEDEDDWEEVEELAEPLGPLEPLEPVLPSEPVEIEIETPEVRKRRKKQAELETYLRRMVNRYKKDLLIDTHKVHLMCLIASGMFRNRLCSEPDLLAITLSLLPAHFTMVAKDRIDQNYLSGLLKWFRATFTLNSSLHCEERPDPQRLLERRLASLSARNHEEMTHLFLLVLRSLQLFCRLVLSLQPIPFKAPSAKAKGARTSAGAPEKSNTSKESSKTNSPEPKISPGTKRPAGGRKIKGDVGGKKAKKKEKDEEEEKKVVVSGGQRPKNSKRRSVASKVSYKEESNSEGEEEGGLSDEDEFQATSEDDSEDSESGVKSKKGNKGKAKGTHSKNTAAPKRRSSGGKKQVKDEEDGDWEEEEEEGEGTTSNGTKRRSGAKREGPGADEWLEVYLEKTSSWVCVDVDHGVGVPQLCYRNATTPVTYVVSVDGDGFVKDLGKKYDPTWMTSSRKRRVDDDWWEETIEPFLGPEDEKDIKEDKELQKTLLNKPLPVSVAEYKNHPLYALKRHLLKYEAIYPPTATVLGYCRGEPVYSRDCVHTLHSRDTWLKEARTVRLGEEPYKMVKGFSNRSRKARMMSELKDENDLALFGEWQTEEYQPPIAVDGKVPRNDYGNVYLFKPCMLPVGCVHIRLPNLHRVARKLNIDAAPAVTGFDFHGGYSHAVTDGYIACEEHEEVLRAAWVEEQELQKQKEKEKKEKRAISNWTLLVKGLLIRERLKKRYNKKNQGLGSLAHGGDAEGFSSDEEAAEVESPGAKTASETLAMSWPQNRQAEEDGGNAGGLKKKKVTKREKKGQEQHLFPFEKV; from the exons ATGGCGAGGAGAAGAGAGTGCGCAAACACGGGGGGCGACACAAAGAAACTGAAGCAGGTGCTGAAAGCGAAGAGCAGCGGGGCAAAAACAAGAGCGAAGAAGAAAGATGCTG GTGAGGACATCACAGATAAAGAGGAAAAGATAGAGAGGAAGGTCATCCCTAAGCCACGTGTCCCCTCAAAGCGAGCAGCAGGAAATAAGTTGTCTTCCCAATCTGACACCGGCTCTGCTGTCAATACCAGCAAATACTTTGAGTCACCCATTATGGAGGAGAATGATAGCGAAGATGACTTTGATATGGTGACCTCCCCACCACGGCTGCTTAAGGTGAACACCAAGAAaccagagaaagaagaagaaggagtaGGGGAGGACagtgaggaggaagatgaggatgaTTGGGAGGAAGTGGAAG AGCTAGCTGAGCCGCTGGGTCCACTCGAGCCTCTAGAACCCGTCCTGCCCTCTGAGCCTGTAGAGATTGAGATCGAGACCCCAGAAGTCAGAAAGAG GCGAAAAAAGCAGGCGGAGCTTGAGACGTATCTGAGGCGAATGGTGAACCGATATAAGAAGGACCTGCTGATAGACACCCACAAG GTCCACCTCATGTGCCTGATTGCCAGCGGCATGTTCCGCAACAGGTTGTGCAGTGAACCAGACCTGCTGGCCATCACTCTGTCGCTGCTGCCTGCCCACTTTACCATGGTAGCTAAGGACCGCATTGACCAAAACTACCTCTCTGGGCTTCTTAAATG GTTTAGAGCAACATTTACCCTCAACTCCAGTCTTCACTGTGAAGAACGTCCGGACCCCCAGAGGCTCCTCGAGAGGCGACTGGCAAGCCTCTCAGCCAGAAATCACGAGGAGATGACTCAC ctgtttctctTGGTCCTACGCTCTCTGCAGCTCTTCTGCCGATTGGTCCTTTCTTTGCAGCCGATTCCTTTCAAAGCCCCATCAGCCAAG GCCAAAGGGGCTAGAACATCCGCTGGTGCCCCAGAAAAGAGCAACACAAGCAAGGAATCATCCAAGACAAACTCCCCTGAGCCAAAGATTTCTCCTGGCACCAAGAGACCAGCAGGAGGGAGAAAGATCAAAGGAGACGTAGGaggaaagaaagcaaagaagaaagaaaaggatgaggaggaagagaagaaggtTGTAGTTTCAGGGGGGCAGAGACCAAAGAACTCAAAACGCCGCAGTGTCGCCTCAAAGGTCAGCTACAAGGAGGAGAGCAACAGCgaaggggaggaggagggagggctTAGTGACGAAGATGAATTTCAAGCCACCAGTGAGGATGACAGTGAGGATTCAGAGAGTGGGGTTAAATCTAAAAAGGGGAATAAAGGGAAGGCCAAGGGCACACACAGCAAAAATACTGCAGCTCCAAAGAGAAGAAGCAGTGGAggtaaaaaacaagtaaaagacGAGGAGGATGGAGActgggaggaagaggaagaagaaggagaaggaaCAACGAGCAATGGAACAAAAAGGAGGAGTGGGGCAAAGAGAGAAGGCCCAGGTGCAGACGAGTGGTTGGAGGTGTATCTGGAGAAAACATCTTCCTGGGTTTGCGTAGATGTGGATCACGGTGTTGGAGTTCCTCAACTCTGCTACCGGAATGCAACCACACCGGTGACATATGTGGTGTCCGTGGACGGGGACGGGTTTGTGAAAGACCTGGGAAAGAAGTATGACCCCACTTGGATGACATCATCCAGGAAGAGGCGGGTGGATGACGACTGGTGGGAGGAAACTATTGAGCCATTCTTGGGACCCGAGGACGAGAAAGACATAAAGGAAGACAAGGAG CTCCAGAAAACTCTTCTGAACAAACCCCTGCCAGTGTCTGTAGCGGAGTATAAGAACCACCCGCTGTATGCCTTGAAGAGACACCTGCTGAAATATGAGGCCATCTATCCTCCTACAGCCACTGTGCTGGGATACTGCAGAGGGGAGCCAGTATACTCTCG GGACTGTGTGCACACCCTGCACTCCAGAGACACGTGGCTGAAAGAAGCAAGGACCGTCCGGTTAGGGGAGGAGCCATACAAG ATGGTGAAGGGCTTCTCTAATCGTTCCCGTAAGGCCAGGATGATGTCTGAGCTGAAGGATGAGAATGACCTGGCTCTGTTTGGAGAATGGCAAACTGAAGAGTACCAGCCGCCGATAGCCGTGGATGGGAag GTCCCACGTAATGACTACGGTAATGTCTACCTGTTTAAACCCTGTATGTTGCCGGTGGGCTGTGTTCATATCAGGTTGCCCAACCTGCACCGCGTGGCCAGGAAACTGAACATTGACGCAGCGCCTGCAGTCACAGGTTTCGACTTCCATGGAGGATACTCGCACGCTGT cacTGACGGCTACATTGCATGTGAGGAGCACGAGGAGGTCCTCAGAGCTGCGTGGGTGGAAGAACAAGAGCTTCAgaaacagaaggagaaagag aaaaaagagaagagggCCATCTCCAACTGGACTCTGCTGGTGAAAGGACTCCTGATCAGAGAAAGGCTTAAAAAGCGTTACAACAAGAAGAACCAGGGATTGGGGAGCCTTGCTCATGGAGGTGACGCCGAAGGGTTTTCCTCAGATGAGGAGGCTGCTGAGGTTGAAAGTCCGGGAGCTAAGACGGCATCCGAGACTCTAGCAATGTCCTGGCCTCAGAACAGACAAGCAGAGGAGGATGGTGGAAATGCCGGCggactgaagaagaagaaggtaaCAAAACGAGAGAAGAAGGGTCAAGAGCAACATTTATTCCCCTTTGAGAAAGTGTGA